The Gammaproteobacteria bacterium genome window below encodes:
- a CDS encoding sensor histidine kinase encodes MTDNSDPKNQSNTNEADAAEHTFLPDFCNARIIFLAILIAQLLSFVLTLAGGVSRPNFWVYLSLVSLFVTFIAIGNILVLCVSRKFLHKLHPATAAITYYALSLTITLIVSVVSILVTPTEALWAASPENVQTLNLLDILTSDILIRNMAISAIVSAVALRYFYVQHQWRANIQVEAKSRIQALQARIRPHFLFNSMNTIASLTLTNPAMAEKAVEDLADLFRASLGHQDKVTLQEELNFTRRYINMEKLRLGSRLTVELKIEEGISLKTKVPALILQPIVENAIYHGVEPLTKGGTVNIDITSTQHDLHLTISNPVGDINIDRKRPGNKMAQENIRQRLQLAYGDFSSMDIRHGQGFYKVSFNIPIEADV; translated from the coding sequence ATGACAGATAATTCAGACCCAAAGAATCAGTCAAATACCAATGAAGCGGATGCTGCGGAGCATACGTTTTTGCCAGATTTTTGTAATGCGCGAATTATATTTTTAGCAATATTAATTGCCCAACTACTCTCTTTTGTACTCACCCTTGCAGGCGGTGTCTCGCGACCCAATTTTTGGGTATACCTATCTTTAGTTTCACTATTTGTCACCTTTATCGCCATTGGCAACATACTTGTATTATGTGTAAGCCGTAAATTTTTGCACAAACTCCACCCCGCTACTGCAGCAATAACATATTATGCGCTGAGCTTGACCATCACTTTGATCGTTTCGGTGGTTTCTATTCTAGTCACCCCAACCGAGGCACTTTGGGCCGCCTCACCTGAAAATGTACAAACGCTTAATCTTTTAGATATTCTGACTAGCGACATTTTAATTCGCAATATGGCCATCAGCGCGATCGTTTCCGCTGTAGCACTGCGCTATTTCTATGTGCAGCATCAATGGAGAGCCAATATTCAAGTAGAAGCAAAATCAAGAATCCAGGCTTTACAAGCTCGAATTCGGCCACATTTCTTATTTAATAGTATGAATACCATTGCCAGTCTGACGCTGACCAACCCCGCAATGGCAGAAAAAGCGGTTGAAGATTTGGCCGACCTGTTTCGCGCTTCATTGGGTCATCAGGACAAAGTCACGCTACAAGAAGAACTTAATTTCACTCGCCGCTACATTAATATGGAAAAACTGCGGCTTGGCAGTCGCCTTACAGTTGAATTAAAAATAGAAGAAGGTATAAGCTTAAAGACCAAGGTACCAGCCCTAATCCTACAACCTATAGTTGAGAATGCTATTTACCATGGAGTGGAGCCTCTCACCAAAGGCGGCACAGTTAATATCGACATTACTTCCACACAGCACGATTTACACCTTACAATTAGCAACCCAGTTGGAGATATAAATATTGACCGAAAACGCCCTGGTAATAAAATGGCGCAAGAAAACATCAGACAAAGGTTACAATTGGCTTATGGTGATTTCAGCAGTATGGATATTCGCCATGGACAGGGTTTTTATAAGGTTTCATTTAACATTCCTATCGAGGCAGATGTATGA